In Balaenoptera ricei isolate mBalRic1 chromosome 4, mBalRic1.hap2, whole genome shotgun sequence, the following are encoded in one genomic region:
- the TTC14 gene encoding tetratricopeptide repeat protein 14 — protein sequence MDRDLMRQSLNFHGPSLLSLLRSEQQDNPHFRSLLGSVVEPARGPPPQQQLQGRKEKRVENIEIQKFISKKADLLFALSWKSDAPTTSEVNEDDEEHYAVMPPLEQFMEIPSMDRRELFFRDIERGDIVIGRISSIREFGFFMVLICLGSGIMRDISHLEITALCPLRDVPSLSNHGDPLSYYQIGDIIRAGIKDIDRYHEKLAVSLYSSSLPPHLSGIKLGVISSEELPLYYRRSVELNSNSSESYENIMQSSLGFVNPGVVEFLLGKLGIDESNPPSLMRGLQSKNFSEDDFASALRKKQSASWALKCVKIGVDYFKVGRHVDAMNEYNKALEIDKQNVEALVARGALYATKGSLNKAIEDFELALENCPTHRNARKYLCQTLVERGGQLEEEEKFLNAESYYKKALALDETFKDAEDALQKLHKYMQKSLELREKQAEKEEKQKTRKIETSAEKLRKLLKEEKRLKKKRRKSTSSSSSVSSADESVSSSSSSSSSGHKRHKKHKRNRSESSRSSKRHSAKASSNQVDQNKKDECFPVPANTSASFLNQKQEVEKLLEKQDRLPYQKKQVKEKDRCPLSSSSVEIPDDFGGRSEDPRDFYNSYKTQTGSSKTEKPHKSERHFSSRRDSSDSFYRNSEDKIKIYGYRRCEKDTEGRKEHYRRWEPGSMRYSTSPASSDYSWKSVEKYKKYTYSGSRDFSRHEQRYQLNKNQGEYEREGNYEEDVKTEVPEEGLSSKEHSESGVKKKLPQNLLNIFNQIAAFEKEKGNKPKN from the exons ATGGACCGGGACCTTATGCGGCAGTCACTGAATTTCCACGGGCCGTCATTGCTCTCCCTGCTCAGGAGCGAACAGCAGGACAATCCGCACTTCCGGAGCCTCCTGGGGTCGGTGGTCGAGCCTGCCCGGGGCCCGCCGCCCCAGCAGCAGTTACAGGGAAG aaaagagaagagagttgAAAACATTGAAATACAAAAATTCATTTCCAAAAAAGCGGATCTGCTTTTTGCACTTTCCTGGAAATCAGATGCACCTACAACTTCTGAAGTTAATGAAGACGATGAAG agcATTATGCAGTCATGCCACCTTTAGAGCAATTCATGGAGATACCTAGTATGGACCGGAGAGAGCTCTTTTTTCGAGATATTGAGCGTGGTGATATAGTGATTGGAAGAATTAGTTCCATTCGGGAATTTGGGTTTTTCATGGTGTTGATTTGTTTAGGCAGTGGCATTATGAGAGATATATCCCACTTAGAAATCACA GCTCTATGTCCACTAAGAGACGTGCCTTCTCTCAGTAACCATGGGGATCCTTTATCATATTACCAAATTGGTGACATCATTCGAG ctGGAATCAAGGATATCGACAGATATCATGAAAAGCTTGCTGTATCTCTATATAGCTCATCTCTTCCACCACACCTATCTGGTATTAAATTAGGTGTAATTAGTTCCGAAGAACTTCCTTTGTACTACAG gagaagcGTTGAACTAAATAGCAATTCTTCAGAATCCTATGAGAATATCATGCAGAGTTCTTTGGGATTTGTTAATCCAGGAGTAGTTGAATTCCTTTTaggaaaactaggaatagatgaATCTAATCCACCATCTTTAATGCGAGGCCTGCAAAG caAAAATTTCTCTGAAGACGATTTTGCTTCTGCATTAAGAAAGAAGCAGTCTGCATCTTGGGCTTTAAAATG TGTGAAGATTGGAGTTGATTATTTTAAGGTTGGACGCCACGTGGATGCTATGAATGAATACAATAAGGCTCtggaaatagataaacaaaatgtggaagcTTTGGTAGCTCGTGGAGCATT ATATGCAACAAAAGGAAGTCTGAACAAAGCAATAGAAGATTTTGAGCTTGCATTGGAAAACTGTCCAACTCACAGGAATGCAAGAAAATACCTCTGCCAGACCCTTGTAGAAAGAGGAGGGCA gttagaagaagaagaaaagtttttaaatgctgaaagtTACTATAAGAAAGCTTTGGCTTTGGATGAAACTTTTAAAGATGCAGAGGATGCTTTGCAGAAGCTTCATAAATATATGCAG AAATCTTTGGAATTAAGAGAAAAACaagctgaaaaggaagaaaagcagaaaacaaggaaaatagaAACAAGTGCAGAAAAGTTACGTAAGCttttaaaagaggagaaaag gctaaagaaaaaaagaagaaaatcaacttCTTCCTCTTCAAGTGTTTCTTCTGCTGATGaatcagtttcttcttcttcatcctcttcctcttctggtcACAAAAGGCATAAGAAACATAAGAGGAATCGCTCAGAGTCTTCTCGAAGTTCCAAAAGGCATTCAGCTAAGGCATCCTCAAATCAGGTAGATCAGAATAAGAAAGATGAGTGCTTCCCAGTTCCAGCCAATACTTCAGCATCTTTTCTTAACCAAAAACAAGAAGTGGAAAAACTACTGGAAAAGCAGGATAGGTTACCATatcaaaagaaacaggtaaaagaaaaagatagatgCCCTCTTTCTTCATCTTCAGTTGAAATTCCGGATGATTTTGGAGGTAGGTCTGAAGATCCAAGAGatttttataatagctataaaaCTCAGACAGGTAGTAGCAAAACAGAGAAGCCACATAAATCAGAAAGACATTTTTCCAGTAGAAGAGATTCCTCAGATTCCTTCTATAGGAATTCAGAGGACAAGATAAAAATTTATGGTTATAGAAGATGTGAGAAAGatacagaaggaagaaaagaacactATAGAAGGTGGGAGCCAGGTTCCATGAGATATTCCACTTCACCAGCAAGCTCAGACTACTCTTGGAAGtcagttgaaaaatataaaaaatacacttATTCTGGATCACGTGATTTCAGTAGACATGAGCAAAGatatcaattaaataaaaatcaaggaGAATATGAAAGAGAGGGTAATTATGAGGAGGATGTTAAAACAGAGGTTCCAGAAGAGGGACTAAGTAGCAAAGAGCATTCAGAaagtggagttaaaaaaaaattacctcaaaatttaCTCAATATATTTAATCAGATAGctgcatttgagaaagaaaaaggaaataagccAAAAAATTAA